One stretch of bacterium DNA includes these proteins:
- the hisB gene encoding imidazoleglycerol-phosphate dehydratase HisB: MKKRTAQIVRKTHETDITLSVNLDGSGRRDIQTGIGFFDHLLDSLARHSLIDLTINAKGDLYVDGHHTVEDVGICLGTAFSQAVADKQGITRFGFACCPLDEALSRAVVDVSGRGFFVFEPRMALHRVGEFDGELLTEFLRAFAVHAQMTVHVGILYGVNQHHMMESLMKSLARALRMALAVDPREPGIPSTKGVLA, encoded by the coding sequence ATGAAAAAACGCACAGCTCAAATCGTACGAAAAACCCACGAGACGGATATCACCTTATCGGTGAATCTGGACGGCAGCGGCAGAAGAGATATCCAGACCGGCATCGGCTTTTTCGACCATCTCCTCGATAGTCTGGCGCGACACAGCCTCATCGACCTCACCATTAACGCCAAGGGCGATCTCTATGTCGATGGCCATCATACCGTGGAGGATGTGGGGATTTGTCTGGGCACTGCCTTCAGTCAGGCGGTTGCGGACAAACAGGGGATCACCCGATTCGGGTTCGCCTGTTGTCCATTGGACGAGGCCTTGAGCCGGGCGGTCGTGGATGTGAGCGGCCGTGGCTTCTTTGTCTTCGAGCCAAGAATGGCGCTGCACAGAGTGGGGGAGTTCGATGGCGAACTGCTGACTGAATTTCTTCGCGCTTTTGCGGTGCATGCACAGATGACCGTGCACGTCGGCATTTTGTACGGCGTCAATCAGCACCACATGATGGAGTCTTTGATGAAAAGCCTGGCACGCGCTCTGCGCATGGCGTTGGCTGTCGATCCGCGCGAACCGGGCATACCCTCCACCAAGGGGGTTCTGGCGTGA
- the hisC gene encoding histidinol-phosphate transaminase → MENYFKRAVLDLQGYSAPPQQRMRAKLNQNESPFDLPQEFKKRVLTAASALPWNRYPMNESSDLKQAIAAWHGLSPDQVLLGNGSNQLLQTVLSATVAENDGVLIFPPTFGLYEIFSILYGGNVLALPHAPSEPFPMEKALRLMRNEQPRIILLCSPNNPTGALLSLLQVQTLCEEACGLVFLDEAYAEFSGQTAIPLLDKYPQLIISRTFSKAFSLAGLRLGYLLASAECIYQLRKANLPYNVNLLTEIIATQLLADRGTMLRQVSGLVKERDWLLSEMQRIPSIRPLPSAANFILFHCPHAELVFDRLKDQGILVRNVGGYPLLKDHLRVSIGRREENHWFLEALKASLS, encoded by the coding sequence ATGGAAAATTATTTTAAAAGAGCGGTGTTGGATCTACAGGGTTATTCTGCTCCGCCGCAACAGCGCATGCGCGCCAAGCTCAACCAGAATGAAAGTCCGTTCGACCTCCCCCAGGAGTTCAAGAAACGGGTGCTGACCGCCGCGTCGGCGCTCCCCTGGAACCGTTATCCCATGAATGAATCCAGTGATCTCAAACAGGCGATCGCCGCTTGGCACGGGCTGAGCCCGGACCAAGTGCTTCTCGGCAACGGTTCCAATCAGCTGTTGCAGACTGTGCTTTCTGCAACGGTGGCGGAAAACGACGGCGTGCTCATATTTCCGCCGACTTTTGGTCTTTATGAAATTTTCAGCATATTGTATGGAGGCAACGTTCTGGCGCTGCCGCACGCGCCTTCCGAACCTTTTCCCATGGAAAAGGCATTGCGTTTGATGCGAAACGAACAGCCGCGGATCATTCTGCTCTGTTCGCCCAACAATCCAACCGGCGCTCTGCTTTCTCTGCTGCAGGTGCAGACCCTGTGCGAGGAAGCCTGCGGACTGGTTTTTCTGGATGAAGCCTATGCGGAATTTTCAGGTCAGACCGCTATTCCATTATTGGATAAATATCCACAGCTGATCATCTCACGCACTTTTTCCAAAGCATTCTCACTGGCTGGATTACGTTTGGGCTATTTACTGGCTTCGGCTGAATGCATCTACCAGCTTCGCAAAGCCAATCTGCCCTATAACGTCAATCTGTTGACTGAGATCATCGCCACGCAGCTGCTTGCGGATCGCGGAACCATGCTGCGTCAGGTCTCCGGGCTGGTGAAAGAACGCGACTGGTTGCTCAGCGAGATGCAGCGAATCCCCTCGATTCGTCCGCTACCCTCTGCAGCTAATTTTATTTTATTCCACTGTCCACACGCTGAATTGGTTTTCGATCGCTTAAAAGATCAGGGTATTCTCGTGCGCAATGTCGGCGGTTACCCGTTGCTCAAAGATCACCTGCGGGTGAGTATTGGACGGCGTGAGGAAAACCATTGGTTCCTGGAAGCCTTGAAAGCGAGCCTATCATGA